One Kitasatospora sp. NBC_01287 DNA window includes the following coding sequences:
- the lepA gene encoding translation elongation factor 4, translating into MPATPTNVPEPSRTDPALIRNFCIIAHIDHGKSTLADRMLQITGVVDPRQMRAQYLDRMDIERERGITIKSQAVRLPWAPLTGEHAGTTHILNMIDTPGHVDFTYEVSRSLAACEGTVLVVDAAQGIEAQTLANLYLALENDLTIIPVLNKIDLPAAQPEKYAAELAHIIGCDPDDVLKVSAKTGLGVEDLLDHVVAKIPAPVGVKDAPARAMIFDSVYDSYRGVVTYVRVVDGQLTKRERIAMMSTGATHELLEIGVISPEPKVADGLGVGEVGYIITGVKDVRQSKVGDTITSMHKGATEALGGYKDPRPMVFSGLYPLDGSDYPLLRDALDKLRLNDAALVYEPETSVALGFGYRCGFLGLLHLEIIRERLEREFNLDLISTAPNVIYRVVMEDGSEHTVTNPSEFPTGKIAEVYEPVVRGTILAPNDFVGAIMELCQARRGNLQGMDYLSEDRVELRYTLPLAEIVFDFFDQLKSKTRGYGSFDYEPIGEQTADLVKVDILLHGDPVDAFSAIVHKDKAYNYGVMMAGKLQKLIPRQQFEVPIQAAIGSRVIARETVRAIRKDVLAKCYGGDISRKRKLLEKQKEGKKRMKMVGRVEVPQEAFIAALSTDADAPKDAKK; encoded by the coding sequence GTGCCCGCGACCCCTACGAACGTGCCAGAGCCCAGCCGTACCGACCCGGCGCTGATCCGCAACTTCTGCATCATCGCCCACATCGACCACGGCAAGTCGACGCTCGCCGACCGGATGCTGCAGATCACCGGCGTGGTCGACCCCCGGCAGATGCGTGCCCAGTACCTCGACCGGATGGACATCGAGCGCGAGCGCGGCATCACCATCAAGTCGCAGGCGGTCCGCCTCCCGTGGGCCCCGCTGACCGGTGAGCACGCGGGTACCACGCACATCCTCAACATGATCGACACCCCCGGCCACGTGGACTTCACCTACGAGGTGTCCCGCTCCCTGGCCGCCTGCGAGGGCACCGTCCTGGTGGTGGACGCCGCGCAGGGCATCGAGGCGCAGACCCTGGCCAACCTCTACCTGGCCCTGGAGAACGACCTCACGATCATCCCGGTCCTCAACAAGATCGACCTGCCGGCCGCCCAGCCCGAGAAGTACGCCGCCGAGCTCGCGCACATCATCGGCTGCGACCCGGACGACGTGCTCAAGGTCAGCGCCAAGACCGGTCTGGGCGTCGAGGACCTGCTCGACCACGTGGTCGCGAAGATCCCGGCACCGGTGGGTGTCAAGGACGCCCCGGCCCGCGCGATGATCTTCGACTCGGTCTACGACTCCTACCGCGGCGTGGTCACCTACGTCAGGGTGGTCGACGGCCAGCTCACCAAGCGTGAGCGGATCGCGATGATGTCCACCGGCGCCACCCACGAGCTGCTGGAGATCGGCGTCATCTCGCCCGAGCCCAAGGTCGCGGACGGCCTCGGCGTCGGCGAGGTGGGCTACATCATCACCGGCGTGAAGGACGTCCGGCAGTCCAAGGTCGGCGACACCATCACCTCGATGCACAAGGGCGCCACCGAGGCGCTGGGCGGCTACAAGGACCCGCGCCCGATGGTCTTCTCCGGCCTCTACCCGCTGGACGGCAGCGACTACCCGCTGCTGCGCGACGCGCTGGACAAGCTGCGCCTGAACGACGCCGCACTCGTCTACGAGCCCGAGACCTCGGTCGCGCTCGGCTTCGGCTACCGCTGCGGCTTCCTCGGCCTGCTCCACCTGGAGATCATCCGGGAGCGCCTGGAGCGCGAGTTCAACCTGGACCTGATCTCCACCGCCCCGAACGTGATCTACCGGGTTGTCATGGAGGACGGCAGCGAGCACACCGTCACCAACCCGAGCGAGTTCCCCACCGGTAAGATCGCGGAGGTCTACGAGCCGGTCGTGCGCGGCACCATCCTGGCGCCGAACGACTTCGTCGGCGCGATCATGGAGCTCTGCCAGGCCCGCCGCGGCAACCTGCAGGGCATGGACTACCTCTCCGAGGACCGGGTCGAGCTGCGGTACACCCTGCCGCTGGCCGAGATCGTCTTCGACTTCTTCGACCAGCTGAAGTCCAAGACCCGCGGCTACGGCTCCTTCGACTACGAGCCGATCGGCGAGCAGACCGCCGACCTGGTCAAGGTCGACATCCTGCTGCACGGTGACCCGGTGGACGCCTTCTCCGCGATCGTGCACAAGGACAAGGCCTACAACTACGGCGTCATGATGGCCGGCAAGCTGCAGAAGCTGATCCCGCGCCAGCAGTTCGAGGTGCCGATCCAGGCCGCGATCGGCTCCCGGGTGATCGCCCGTGAGACGGTCCGCGCGATCCGCAAGGACGTCCTCGCCAAGTGCTACGGCGGTGACATCTCGCGCAAGCGCAAGCTGCTGGAGAAGCAGAAGGAGGGCAAGAAGCGGATGAAGATGGTCGGCCGGGTGGAGGTCCCGCAGGAGGCCTTCATCGCCGCGCTGTCCACCGACGCCGACGCCCCCAAGGACGCCAAGAAGTAG
- a CDS encoding ABC transporter ATP-binding protein, which yields MLIRLLRAHLGPYTKPISLLVLLQLVSTIASLYLPTLNADIIDSGVIKGDTGYIMRIGGVMMAVTLAQVLCSIGAVYFGARTAMAVGRDIRAAVFDRVQSFSAREVGQFGAPSLITRTTNDVQQVQMLVLMSFTLMVAAPIMCVGGIIMALNQDVPLSSLLIIVVPLLGIVVSLLVRRLRPAFRGMQTRIDGVNRILREQISGIRVIRAFVKDGHEQQRFGVANDELTDYSLRTGRLMAFMFPSVMLIVNVSSVAVLWFGAHRIAGGDMKIGALTAFLSYLMQILMSVMMATFMFMMVPRAEVCAERIVEVMDTESSVVPPSAPVTELRSHGHLELRGVDFRYPGAEASVLRGVDITARPGETTAVIGSTGAGKSTLLGLIPRLIDASDGEVLVNGVDVRQVAPALLAEKVGLVPQKPYLFTGTVASNLRYGKPDATDEELWQALETAQAKDFVERLEGGLEAPIAQGGSNVSGGQRQRLAIARALVRKPEIYLFDDSFSALDYATDARLRAALTRETAEATVVIVAQRVSTIRDADRIIVLDEGSVVGTGTHRELMDDNPTYREIVLSQLTEEEAA from the coding sequence GTGCTGATCAGACTTCTCAGGGCCCACCTCGGGCCCTATACCAAACCCATCTCCCTGCTGGTCCTGCTCCAGCTGGTTTCCACCATCGCCTCGCTCTACCTGCCGACGCTGAACGCCGACATCATCGACAGCGGCGTGATCAAGGGCGACACCGGCTACATCATGCGGATCGGCGGCGTGATGATGGCGGTCACGCTGGCCCAGGTGCTCTGCTCGATCGGGGCCGTCTACTTCGGCGCCCGCACCGCGATGGCGGTCGGCCGGGACATCCGGGCCGCCGTCTTCGACCGGGTGCAGAGCTTCTCGGCCCGCGAGGTCGGCCAGTTCGGCGCCCCCTCGCTGATCACCCGCACCACCAACGACGTGCAGCAGGTCCAGATGCTGGTCCTGATGTCCTTCACGCTGATGGTGGCCGCCCCGATCATGTGCGTGGGCGGCATCATCATGGCGCTCAACCAGGACGTCCCGCTCTCCAGTCTGCTGATCATCGTGGTGCCGCTGCTCGGCATCGTGGTGAGCCTGCTGGTGCGCCGGCTGCGGCCGGCCTTCCGCGGCATGCAGACCCGGATCGACGGCGTGAACCGGATCCTGCGCGAGCAGATCAGCGGTATCCGGGTGATCCGCGCCTTCGTCAAGGACGGCCACGAGCAGCAGCGCTTCGGCGTCGCCAACGACGAGCTGACCGACTACTCGCTGCGCACCGGCCGGCTGATGGCCTTCATGTTCCCGTCCGTGATGCTGATCGTGAACGTCTCCAGCGTCGCCGTGCTCTGGTTCGGCGCGCACCGGATCGCCGGCGGCGACATGAAGATCGGCGCGTTGACCGCGTTCCTCTCCTACCTGATGCAGATCCTGATGAGCGTCATGATGGCCACCTTCATGTTCATGATGGTGCCGCGCGCGGAGGTCTGCGCCGAGCGCATCGTCGAGGTCATGGACACCGAGTCCAGCGTGGTGCCGCCGAGCGCGCCGGTCACCGAGCTGCGCTCGCACGGCCACCTGGAGCTGCGCGGTGTCGACTTCCGCTACCCCGGGGCCGAGGCCTCGGTGCTGCGCGGTGTCGACATCACCGCCCGCCCCGGCGAGACCACCGCCGTGATCGGCAGCACCGGCGCCGGCAAGAGCACGCTGCTCGGCCTGATTCCCCGACTGATCGACGCCAGCGACGGCGAGGTGCTGGTCAACGGGGTCGACGTGCGCCAGGTCGCCCCGGCCCTGCTGGCCGAGAAGGTCGGCCTGGTGCCGCAGAAGCCGTACCTCTTCACCGGCACGGTGGCCAGCAACCTGCGCTACGGCAAGCCCGACGCCACCGACGAGGAGCTCTGGCAGGCCCTGGAGACCGCGCAGGCCAAGGACTTCGTGGAGCGCCTGGAAGGCGGTCTGGAGGCCCCGATCGCCCAGGGCGGCAGCAACGTCTCCGGCGGCCAGCGCCAGCGCCTGGCGATCGCCCGCGCGCTGGTCCGCAAGCCCGAGATCTACCTGTTCGACGACTCCTTCTCGGCCCTGGACTACGCCACCGACGCCCGGCTGCGCGCCGCACTCACCCGCGAGACGGCCGAGGCGACCGTGGTGATCGTGGCCCAGCGGGTCAGCACCATCCGCGACGCCGACCGGATCATCGTCCTCGACGAGGGCTCGGTGGTCGGCACCGGCACACACCGCGAGCTGATGGACGACAACCCGACCTACCGGGAGATCGTGCTCTCCCAGCTCACCGAGGAGGAGGCGGCGTGA
- a CDS encoding ABC transporter ATP-binding protein, which produces MSGQGAEKSMDFTGSGKRLLGLLRPERAALTGMLALGTLSVGCAVAGPKLLGRATDLIFAGALGRLIPTPTALAYATSGNGKQAELLRHLHFTPGQRMDYSAIGTVLLWVLLIYVASSVFGIMQGRLAARAINRTANRLRNQVEEKISRLPLSYFDKQARGEVLSRVTNDIDNVTQSMQQTMGQVVNSLLTIVGVLAMMFWISWILALIALVSVPLSVIVAARVGKRAQPQFVAQWKTTGKLNAHIEEMYTGHALVKVFGRQKEAAETFRQENEELFASSFRAQFISGIIQPAMMFIGNLNYVAVAVVGGLRVASGALSLGDVQAFIQYSRQFSQPLTQVASMANLLQSGVASAERVFELLDADEQSPEPLHPERPAELRGLVSFEDVAFRYTPDKPLIEDLSLKVEPGHTVAIVGPTGAGKTTMVNLLMRFYEVSGGRITLDGVDIAAMSREELRSGIGMVLQDTWLFGGSIAENIAYGSTGATREQVVEAAKAAHVDRFVRTLPEGYDTVIDDEGTGVSAGEKQLITIARAFLAQPSILVLDEATSSVDTRTEVLIQRAMARLRSGRTSFVIAHRLSTIRDADVILVMENGAIVEQGTHDELIAARGAYDRLYQAQFAQAVAEQE; this is translated from the coding sequence ATGAGCGGCCAGGGCGCCGAGAAGTCGATGGACTTCACCGGCTCCGGCAAGCGGCTGCTCGGCCTGCTCCGGCCGGAGCGGGCCGCGCTGACCGGGATGCTGGCGCTCGGCACGCTCAGCGTCGGCTGCGCGGTGGCGGGCCCGAAGCTGCTCGGCCGGGCGACCGACCTGATCTTCGCCGGCGCGCTGGGCCGCCTGATCCCCACCCCGACCGCGCTGGCCTACGCGACCAGCGGAAACGGGAAGCAGGCGGAGCTGCTGCGCCACCTGCACTTCACCCCCGGTCAGCGGATGGACTACAGCGCCATCGGCACCGTGCTGCTCTGGGTGCTGCTGATCTACGTCGCCTCGTCGGTCTTCGGCATCATGCAGGGCCGGCTGGCCGCGCGCGCGATCAACCGGACGGCCAACCGGCTGCGCAACCAGGTCGAGGAGAAGATCAGCCGGCTGCCGCTGAGCTACTTCGACAAGCAGGCGCGCGGCGAGGTGCTCAGCCGGGTCACCAACGACATCGACAATGTCACCCAGTCCATGCAGCAGACCATGGGCCAGGTGGTGAACTCCCTGCTCACCATCGTCGGCGTGCTGGCGATGATGTTCTGGATCTCCTGGATCCTCGCGCTCATCGCGCTGGTCTCGGTGCCGCTCTCGGTGATCGTCGCGGCGCGGGTCGGCAAGCGGGCGCAGCCGCAGTTCGTCGCGCAGTGGAAGACCACCGGCAAGCTGAACGCGCACATCGAGGAGATGTACACCGGTCACGCGCTGGTGAAGGTCTTCGGACGGCAGAAGGAAGCCGCCGAAACCTTCCGCCAGGAGAACGAGGAGCTCTTCGCCTCCAGCTTCCGGGCGCAGTTCATCTCCGGGATCATCCAGCCCGCGATGATGTTCATCGGCAACCTGAACTACGTGGCGGTCGCGGTGGTCGGCGGTCTGCGGGTGGCCAGCGGCGCGCTCTCGCTCGGTGACGTGCAGGCGTTCATCCAGTACTCCCGCCAGTTCAGCCAGCCGCTCACCCAGGTCGCCAGCATGGCCAACCTGCTGCAGTCCGGGGTCGCCTCGGCCGAGCGGGTCTTCGAGCTGCTCGACGCCGATGAGCAGTCCCCCGAGCCGCTGCACCCCGAGCGCCCCGCCGAGCTGCGCGGCCTGGTCTCCTTCGAGGACGTCGCTTTCCGCTACACCCCCGACAAGCCGCTGATCGAGGACCTCTCGCTCAAGGTGGAGCCCGGCCACACGGTCGCCATCGTCGGCCCGACCGGCGCGGGCAAGACCACCATGGTCAACCTGCTGATGCGCTTCTACGAGGTCAGCGGCGGCCGGATCACCCTGGACGGCGTCGACATCGCCGCCATGTCCCGCGAGGAGCTGCGCTCGGGGATCGGCATGGTGCTCCAGGACACCTGGCTGTTCGGTGGCTCGATCGCCGAGAACATCGCCTACGGGTCCACCGGCGCCACCCGGGAGCAGGTCGTGGAGGCCGCCAAGGCCGCCCACGTCGACCGCTTCGTGCGCACCCTCCCCGAGGGCTACGACACCGTGATCGACGACGAGGGCACCGGGGTCAGCGCCGGCGAGAAGCAGCTGATCACCATCGCCCGCGCGTTCCTGGCCCAGCCGAGCATCCTGGTCCTGGACGAGGCCACCAGCTCGGTCGACACCCGCACCGAGGTGCTGATCCAGCGGGCCATGGCCCGGCTGCGCAGCGGCCGCACCAGCTTCGTCATCGCGCACCGGCTCTCCACCATCCGGGATGCCGACGTGATCCTGGTGATGGAGAACGGGGCGATCGTGGAGCAGGGCACGCACGACGAGCTGATCGCCGCCCGGGGCGCCTACGACCGGCTCTACCAGGCCCAGTTCGCCCAGGCGGTCGCCGAGCAGGAGTGA
- the rpsT gene encoding 30S ribosomal protein S20: MANIKSQIKRNKTNEKARLRNKAVKSSLKTALRKAREAAAAGETEKATVLAREASKALDKAVSKGVIHKNQAANKKSAITKQVATTQA, from the coding sequence GTGGCGAACATCAAGTCCCAGATCAAGCGCAACAAGACCAACGAGAAGGCGCGCCTGCGCAACAAGGCCGTCAAGTCCTCGCTCAAGACCGCGCTGCGCAAGGCCCGCGAGGCCGCTGCCGCCGGCGAGACCGAGAAGGCCACCGTGCTGGCCCGCGAGGCCTCCAAGGCCCTCGACAAGGCCGTCAGCAAGGGTGTCATCCACAAGAACCAGGCTGCCAACAAGAAGTCGGCGATCACCAAGCAGGTTGCCACCACCCAGGCCTGA